DNA sequence from the Heterodontus francisci isolate sHetFra1 chromosome 22, sHetFra1.hap1, whole genome shotgun sequence genome:
GGACTAGGGTTAGACGCCTCTCCCCTTCTTCCCTCTCCTTCCTCTCCTCTCTGTGGCTCTATCCCTTTCGCCGAACTCAGTGGAGGTTGGGCTTGGGTTGCGCCTATGGTTCCTGAGAGTTGGCAAGTGAAAACAAATGAGGAAAAATAAGCTGGTAGGGCATGTGAGTGATATTTGTCATTGCCCCGACTCTCTATCTACCGCTATGGGCAGAGGCGGAGGCTGCTGACTCCTACAGTTAGAAATACGACAAAAACAACCGTTCCGCGGCACCTTTAACCATTCAGATCTACTTCAAACTTTATCAGTGGTGTTACTTGCTTCAAATGTTGCGGATCTATTCAGGCTACACTTATTCATAATCTGTCATTCGCACAGTATTCCTCCCAACTGTGTGGAAATCCCGATCATTCCCAGAGATTTCTGGGCTCTTTTTTAAGAGTTGGTCGAGAGACGCCCCGGTTGCAGAGGCACTAATCCACGGTTCCAGATTACGTACGCAATATACCTACATTTCGTTACTCATTATTGCCCTTTTCAGTGATACGGACCTTAAAAGTACTCAGTTAATAATTATTCACTTAATGGCGTGGGTTCCAAAATGATGGACTTCTCACTTCCATAAATACACACGCCCATGCCTACTCATCGATATACATACATTTACAAACACACAAATACAGGGTATACAGAAGCCCAAAGCACTATATATATAACTCTTTTTTTCTGTAATATGACGGTGGATGTAAAAATATGTGTATAATAGTGATAAACACTATTTTATATTTTATGTGGTTGCATAATCGTTGTTGAGGTTCGTTATTTTAAATAATTAACCTGTTGCTATTACAATAACATATAATCTAATTTTGGTCTGAGGAGAGGCACTGCATCAGGAGTATACTGTCCCTTTATGAATACCTGCCGTATGTTGGAGTTGTGTTTAATCCCTGTACCTGTAACTCTCTTACCATTTGCCCTGTGTTGTTTCCCGTTTTCAGGAGGCCCTGTCGGTTGTGAGTGACGACCAGTCCCTGTTTGACACCTCTTACGTGGCTACACACCTCCCCAAAGCGGATATGACGGCTTCAGCTGCCACCGACTATGGACAAACGCACAAAATTAATCCTTTGCCTCAACAAGAATGGATTAACCAGCCTGTCAGGGTTACTATCAAGAGGGAATACGACCATATTAACGGGTCCAGGTAACATCGGATCAGACAGCCCCTTCCGCCCAAGGCAGATACCCCGGGCAAAACGACGCCCGGGGAGCATCAGCCACACGATACCTTGTATTCAACCCTACTCAACATTTTATAAATGTCTCACAGGTCTGATGTGATGCTCTCCGGAATTCCCTAGCCCAGTTTCATCTCTTCAGTCGATATGACCTAGTGGTATTTGTAAAGAACAAGAAGCAGATCGTTAAACACTGTCTTTGGGAACATTTATATTAAATATATTCCTACACATAACATTAAATAGTCCTATTGTATTTATAGCAGAACACACACATAACTTTAGTATAATATGTTTGCAGTCTGATTACTTATAGGTTATTCATTACAGCCAACAAGAGCACAGTGCGCTCTATGTATAGGCCCTAAGTCCTTAGTGCTTCTCGGGAATACACCTGACTATTTGCAGTCCCCAGTCTCCGGCATTGTCCGCTGGGAGGTGCTTTGGGTTGGCTTGTGATCGATTGACTCTGCCTCTCGGTCAGTAATGATGGTAGGTGATAATACTAAACATCCAAATGAAATATCTTGTAAACACAACTGGTGTGCCTTCTTTGCGAGTCATGGTTAAGATTTGTATAAAACTGTATGAGATGCGGTCTATTTTTATGGGATGTGGCTCATTTCTATTTGTCCTGAAAGGTACTGTGGGCCTTTTGCACatctgagtggattgctaggccactTCACATACAGACCAGACCGCGTAAGGACTGCAGTTTCCTTCCCAAAGAGCGTTAGTTGAACCAGTCTGGTGTTATAacaataaattaaaagcaaaatattgcagatgctggaaatctgaagcaaaaaaagtgctggaaatactcagcaggacctttcatctgatgaagggtcactgacttgaaacgttaactctgcttctctctccacagatgctgccagacctgttgagtatttccagcatttatttttatttcagatttccagcatctgcagtattttgctttgattatatAAACAGCCAGACTGCACTGAGACATCTGAAAATCTCGGTTAcatcttttcctttctccctcgaCTTTATTTCTTAGTCCACTTTCCTTTCTTCGCCACCTTTCTTAGTCTCTAAAAGCAGGGAAATACGTATTCTCACTCTGCATTGGTATTGATTTTATCAGGACACAAACGGGCCTTGTATTTGGTAAATTGGAAAGGCAGGAATATTGAAGGTTAAATGCACAACGAGCAGGGTGCTTTGGGCAACTAAATTGAAAAATAACCTATAAGGACATTTCGTTTACACCTAGCGGACACAGGAAATCTTGTCCATGTTTCCTTCAAGAGATGCGATGTCTGGGTTTTTTTCATTTGAACAATGGATAATCTGCTGTTAACCTGTATACACAAAGACATGTAATTAAAGTGACTCAGTGCACAGCCCTGGTAACAGCGGCCCACAGTTTCAGAGGAAGGTTGTTAAGGGAACGGTAGGTTCTAATATATCCTAAAGAATCTCCGCAAAAGGCAAGGTGGAGAAATTGAGAGAACTAACTGTTGCACCTGTGACTCATGTATCTTCCTCTCTCAGACGCATCTCTCCTGCTTTTTAACCCTGACAGGGACTCACCTGTGGACTGCAGCGTAGCCAAATGCAATAAGCTGGTGAGCGGCACCGACACCAACCCTATGAGTTACAGCAGTTACATGGACGAGAAGAACGGACCTCCCCCGCCTAACATGACCACCAACGAGAGAAGAGTGATCGTCCCGGCAGGTAACTAGTCCCCAACGCAGCCCTTGGGGTCAGGGTGAGGGTACGGAAGGTACATCGGTGTCTCTCTGTCCGGTATGGGCCCTCGGGACCTTCACATGACTGGAAGTCTCTCTCAACTTGCACTTAGAAGACCCCGATGTGCCCCATCTCCGTTTTACTGTACTAAGGTGAAATACCAGTGATAAAACTCGACCACATCGCTAAAGCTGACGGAATTTGATCCAATTATGCTCTCAATTGCTATTACCAGAAATTAGTCGAGTGGGTTCCATACATCTGGATTGAGTAAATCGGCTGCTAAACCGGCTGGCTGGGAGCTAAGCCTCAGCATTTACTGCGCATAGAAGTGACTCTGTCCCTTTAACTAGAACAACGTGTGGATTGGGGAATTAGTGTTGTGGAATCGGTGCGGTTTGTGCAGAATTCTGGATGAGTTATTTAAATGACTGGTGCTTTGCAGATCCGACTCTTTGGAGCCAGGAGCACGTTAGACAGTGGCTGGAGTGGGCCATCAAGGAATACGGGCTGCTGGAGATCGACACGTCCCTCTTTCACAACACCGACGGCAAGGAGCTCTGTAAAATGAACAAGGAGGACTTTCTCCGCCTAACCTCCCTCTACAATGCCGAGGTCCTGCTCTCACATCTCAATTACCTCAGGGAAAGTAAGTGCCATTCCAGTTCTCACCATCAGTCTaaatgaaagtgtcagtgagtcagTGCTGCTAGTATTGGGGTTGTTCCGGTGTATTAGTGTCAAAGTTTGACTAAAGAAATGGTAACGTGTCCCAGATTTCATAGTTGCAGTAAGAGTGTAATATAGCCCCTGTTTTTTATTGCCAGTACTTTACAATTTAATTGTATTTAACTAATTAGAAGGAAAAGAAGGGAGCATTTCACCGACAGGTCCTGTGTGGTCCTACTGTTTTGAAATATTTTCAGCTTTTAGAGGAGATATGTTGATAATTTCAGTGCGAGCTGCAGTCTATATGTTTGGAGACTTTGAATGTCCCATTTTCACTCAGTAAAGCTAGCTCGTGTCTGGAAAAATATTACATCTCCCGATTTCGACACTAGAGATTCAGAAACCTTGAATCGATGCCTAAGGACATTGCTGCGGGCGGAGAGTAATTTCATTTCTGGTGTGAACACGcgcgtgtgtgtgaaggagcaggaCTGGGTTTGCAGATAGCTTTTTTATTGTTGTAACTTTTTAAACACTGCCTTGTTTTCGATTGGATGCAGTCATAGTACACGAGGGAGCACCCAGGCCAGAGAGGAATTTATTCCATCAAAAGCTGGATTGTTAGATTCTTGCATCAACCCATTGATGTAATAAACCAGTCTGTTGAAGAATTAGAAAGGCCCATTTGTAAATAGCCTGCCGCTGCAGTAAAAGTGCGTACTGCACCCAATCCGACATAATGTATGTTTATGTTTTATATAAATATACTAATATATTTTAATTAAATAATAGAATAAATATTATTAGATGATTACACTATTGTATTGTATTGGAGAATAACTTGATCCTTTATCCTTTGCCATTGTAATCGCCTTTTCCTGTGTTAAACGAGTCTCTCTGAGCTTGTCATCCCTGATTATGGAAGGACCTTTGAAAGCAGGAGTGACGCTGAAATATTTTACATTATATATATTACAACAACTTTATAGAAGAAAGCGGCCTGGCGTGGCCGAGCCAGTGTACGAATCTCTGCCTGCAAGGAGCTGTGGAAACGACCCCCACCTGTTCCCCCTTCGCGAATGCCCCGGTCCGGACTCAAGTTTATTCCAAAGAATTGAATATTATAAACAGAAAACTCGGTGCGATTATCGGGTGAATAATTTTCCTGGCTCGTTAAACTAAGAGATCCTCCGATCTCTCTAAGGACTCAGGTCGCAGATTTTGAAAACGTGGCTTGTTTTCTGTGGTATGTTCAGCTATGAGTTTCTGGGGATTTTCTGATGCAAACGAGTTATAGACAGAATGGAACTGGGTTCGATGGGATGAAAGTTCGGGACAAGCAGGTTAGATTGTCGTTGATATATTTGAGTTTCAGCTTAAAAATTCTGCTTTTAAAATTTGATTTTGATTGGGCTCTCGGTTGGGGGTTGTGTTGGCTAGCCACTGCGACTCCTCTCACTCACTTTCTATGCTCTTGTTTATCCCACACATTTAAAGTTTGCTTCCTGACATGTATTGAAGTGAGCTCTGGGGTTAGATTTGCAATGTAATTCTGATCTCACGATGAACACATTGACCTACAGTACCCAATGTTCCGATTCTAATAAATACGATTACAGTTGTTTGGTTCGGTTTTTGTGTTAAGTCTGCCTGAGCCTAGCGTTCTAACCCTTAATGGTTCAGAATTTCTAAGCGAACGTTTATTTGTAGAAAATAATGATAGATGTAGAGATTCTGTTCTAGATGTGAAACATTAGTGTACATAGTGGGTTACATCCTGGCTCTTCAACATCACTCAGGAGATGTATAGCCTGCATTGTGTGGTCATTCTGCAGGTGGATGTGACTGTAGGTTTGAAGATGCCGTCCGAGGGCTTGTTACAGGATCTGGAGACCAATCTCCTTTCCTGGGCAATGATGCGGGAAGACTTACACGGGACTGGTTATCTGTAGCAGGCTGTAAGTTTAGTGACAATGTTAGTTGTATGCTGCGGCCCTCTCAAAGAGCAGGCCCACACCTGAGGACTTTCGAATAGAATTACAGCCCAGGCCATGATGTCGGAAATCCACAACATTCAGATGTGAGGACAGTTGGTGTAATCAGTGCGGGATCGAACACTCTTACACCTTCCCTATTGCTTAAGTGTATGTCCCATCACAGCTCATCGTTCTGTAATTCAGCCTGTACTCGGTTTGTTTCAGTCCATCCCAGAGAAGGATGGGAGTTCGTGATCAGCTCGACTCTAAATTCCTAAATAAATTGCGGCTGGAGGTTTGGGCTCAtgacttttgatactgtatcagagcACCAGAGACGAGATTGTGTTCGGACTAAACTGGAGCACGGCCCGCCGGATTTTCCAAAATTATTACATCACTTTCCCCTACCGGGAAAGCATGTAAGGGATGAGAGGGATTAACTCTGCAATAATTCTAGGAATTTTAGAACTAAATCTGGAATTGCCCAAGTATATTAGGGTTTAGATCTTGTTCGATGTTTAATCTGAGCAGACGAGTCCGTCCTTTGGTTAAAGAAAGGTTCTAAAGCCTCCTGCTTAGCTCCAGCCCCGAGTTAGCTCTTAGAGGCAAGGTCTCCATTGCTAGCTCCAACATATTAGCTGAcctataccatccccacacacacccacataaaaacacactcacaaacatacatgtAAACAAACAGACATACATGCAGAAACACACCCTTAAACACGTAAACAAACACACGTGGAAACATACTCAAATACACATGTAGACACACACGTACATATAGAGATACACAgctaaacacacacgaacacattcATACAAatccatacatacacacaaacacaaacatacactgacatggaGTTGATGGATCCCTTTGGTTAACCCCATGTTAGTAACATTCTCCACTATCCAGCTGCGTTTAAGATGTAATCAAGTGAAATCTTCCAAATTATTAGAATTTAAGAATAGAACGACATTTAAATCAATATAAAACGACAAAGATTTGATAAGCGGTTTTATAAACGTTATTAAAGTATTTTGACTAATATTTAATGTCAGAAATTTATTCCTAATATATTCTGCCACCATGGTTTGCGCCATATAAACGCTTAGTTCAATTACCACGATATGCAATATTTAATTTAAATACAAGTCTTTAAAAGTTCGCAGTTTCAGTTTCCTTGGATTAATCTTTATCTCATTCTGGTAATTTAAGCGACATATCGACCCCTTACAACCGTAGTCCATTCAACACTCCGGGGCAGAATTCGTTAGAATTTCGTTAACGTGTAATATGGAGCTTAGAATCTTTCAGCTTCGCAGTTCTGCTCGTCTCTGCATATACCATCTAACTTGGAGAATGTGTAATGAACTGGAAGGAAAAGCAGAGAAAAAAGGAAGGGAATGAGAAAGGAAAATAAACTAAAGAATAAAATAAAGGAAACCAAAGGAAGGAAAGTTAATTGAGAGTTAACGGATGCATCTTGGGGTAATGTCTGCTTCCGGGTTTTACTCAGACTCTATTCTCTGTAGTGCGAAGTACAAGTGGCAAAATTTCAGCGCTGCAAGATTGTCCCTACACCCGAACAAGGAGAGGGGAAGGAGGCAGAATAGCACAGATCTGCTCTAATCGCAGAGCCACACATGGAGAGGGATGCTGCAGAATAGGAACAAGTACTGCATTGAATGCGAAGCAGCCTGAGCTGTTTTCAGCACGCGCTAAGGCACTGTGTAAATGTTCTCCTGATGCACGCTCCGTGTCTCAAATGGTCACAGATCCACACTAACCCTCCttatttcaataaaagcaaaatatgcgaatgctggaaatctaaaataaaaacagaaagtgctggaaatactcaataggtgtggcagca
Encoded proteins:
- the fli1 gene encoding Friend leukemia integration 1 transcription factor isoform X5 — encoded protein: MWDFFQDLEAIGAGHRAAWRKMFQTVPDTSSYVKEALSVVSDDQSLFDTSYVATHLPKADMTASAATDYGQTHKINPLPQQEWINQPVRVTIKREYDHINGSRDSPVDCSVAKCNKLVSGTDTNPMSYSSYMDEKNGPPPPNMTTNERRVIVPADPTLWSQEHVRQWLEWAIKEYGLLEIDTSLFHNTDGKELCKMNKEDFLRLTSLYNAEVLLSHLNYLRESSSPLSYSTSSHTDQSTRLPAKEDPSYDTGRRSGWGNNMNNVTKTSPGATQSVNKNTEQPRPQPDPYQILGPTSSRLANPDWDNISHLPV